A genomic window from Corallincola holothuriorum includes:
- a CDS encoding putative quinol monooxygenase: MALTIVANIIAKAEKVDLVKAELLKLIDVTRAEQGCINYDLHQDNENPAHFMFYENWETRELWQTHMGNKHLADYMAATEGAVDEFTLNEMTIVS, translated from the coding sequence ATGGCCCTAACTATCGTTGCTAATATTATCGCTAAAGCAGAAAAAGTAGATTTGGTGAAAGCTGAGCTTTTAAAGTTGATTGATGTCACCCGAGCCGAGCAGGGTTGCATCAACTATGACCTGCATCAGGACAATGAAAACCCAGCACACTTTATGTTTTATGAAAATTGGGAAACTCGTGAATTGTGGCAGACCCACATGGGCAACAAGCACTTGGCTGACTACATGGCCGCAACAGAGGGCGCTGTAGACGAATTTACACTCAATGAGATGACAATCGTCTCATAG
- a CDS encoding ABC transporter substrate-binding protein, protein MRILQLTLSLGLLLLYSAPSAEPLTLATMPVSEQQNRALLNEIMRFRELNPQHQVSVRHYGHEEYKRLLPSMLAGQHGDADVFFWFAGTPMDVLASKQLLAPLDKLWPSAEWPHKFSPGVLSSVSSDGHIYGLPFSHYGWGFYYQKSLFKRLDLQPPQTWQAFLAVAEKLIDAGVTPFALGSKHPWTLAGWFDYLNMRVNGPAFHQQLLQGKVSFTDPRVTKTFLYWRQLLDKGYFPERHASYSWDEVLPLFFRQRTGMLLMGSFFVNQIPDQLQPDIGFFPFPTITPDLSVGENAPTDILLVKRGGMVNPAVSAFLRHMGDPVVQSRVNAAIMTLPPHRMASMPDNPVLQSSAQALQEADQLFQFFDREASPELTKQALDAFAEFMRNPQGLANLLAKLERQRLSELQENNK, encoded by the coding sequence ATGCGAATACTACAACTCACACTGTCACTTGGATTGCTTCTTTTATATTCGGCACCCTCTGCCGAGCCGCTCACGTTGGCAACGATGCCGGTCAGCGAACAGCAAAACCGCGCTTTGTTAAATGAGATCATGCGGTTTCGCGAACTGAATCCGCAACACCAAGTTAGCGTTAGGCATTATGGCCATGAAGAGTACAAACGTTTGTTGCCCAGTATGTTGGCAGGGCAACATGGCGACGCCGATGTTTTCTTTTGGTTTGCTGGTACGCCAATGGATGTTCTAGCAAGCAAGCAGTTGTTAGCGCCACTGGATAAGTTATGGCCGTCAGCCGAATGGCCGCATAAGTTTTCCCCAGGTGTGTTAAGCAGCGTAAGCAGTGATGGCCATATTTATGGTTTGCCGTTTTCACATTACGGTTGGGGCTTCTACTATCAAAAATCGCTATTTAAACGCCTAGACTTGCAGCCGCCCCAAACTTGGCAAGCGTTCCTGGCCGTGGCCGAAAAGCTCATTGACGCCGGAGTCACGCCATTTGCTTTAGGTAGCAAGCACCCTTGGACGCTAGCGGGCTGGTTTGATTACTTGAATATGCGAGTGAATGGACCCGCGTTTCACCAGCAGTTATTGCAGGGCAAGGTAAGTTTTACCGATCCGCGAGTGACTAAGACGTTTCTTTATTGGCGACAACTATTAGACAAAGGCTATTTTCCAGAACGGCACGCTAGTTATAGCTGGGATGAAGTGCTACCGCTGTTCTTTCGTCAACGAACCGGCATGCTGCTTATGGGCAGCTTTTTCGTTAATCAGATCCCCGATCAGCTCCAGCCAGACATTGGATTTTTTCCGTTTCCTACCATAACGCCTGATCTGTCAGTGGGGGAGAATGCACCGACCGATATCTTGTTGGTTAAGAGAGGCGGGATGGTCAACCCTGCCGTGAGTGCGTTTCTTCGACACATGGGCGATCCCGTTGTACAGAGTCGGGTGAATGCGGCGATCATGACATTGCCGCCTCATCGAATGGCGAGCATGCCTGATAACCCTGTACTGCAAAGTAGTGCGCAGGCATTACAAGAAGCGGATCAGTTGTTTCAGTTTTTTGATCGAGAGGCATCACCTGAATTAACGAAACAGGCGTTAGATGCGTTTGCAGAGTTTATGCGCAACCCACAGGGCCTGGCGAACCTGTTAGCAAAGTTGGAACGCCAGCGTCTTAGCGAACTGCAGGAAAACAACAAGTAG
- a CDS encoding Kelch repeat-containing protein, protein MFLNAKISRLLLITLLFLPSFQSNADQDRTTASALLVQIVSYLAKQGHKSLLSFENYHWHEVNAAARWSPRAGLQVVKLGRKFFLMGGRTPNNSTIPGDSVIWGDVWVSQDKGISWDQVVGSNDQEHWPARAYFKAVTKGRYIYVLGGQNFNLAPCPNDVPTCQEQMPSSEFFNDVWRSKNGKEWQLMTANAPWQGRAGLSAVVMRNRIFVIAGSKNDDTAIVGPNGPARKYFNDVWSSRDGKEWKQLTDNAPWEPRAGAVALTKDGYIYLLGGENGFLCQPQPNCKPPYFNDVWRSRNGKNWELVTADAAWSARPGHQCATLYHHIVCFGGFGLPQNPQDIWVSRHGLHWRKVSDSPWNSLSPSEIKYDFAVLVDKQGYWGQTQAIYTFGGDRETFDFSDPANYLRVDNDVWRYASEHFR, encoded by the coding sequence ATGTTTTTGAACGCGAAAATTAGTCGATTATTGCTTATTACGCTGCTGTTTTTACCCTCCTTTCAAAGTAACGCTGATCAAGATAGAACCACCGCAAGTGCATTATTAGTGCAAATCGTTTCCTACTTAGCTAAACAGGGGCATAAGTCTTTGCTTAGCTTTGAAAATTACCACTGGCATGAGGTAAACGCGGCAGCGCGTTGGTCGCCCAGAGCCGGACTGCAAGTCGTTAAATTAGGCAGAAAGTTCTTTCTTATGGGGGGAAGAACACCGAACAATTCTACCATTCCAGGCGATAGTGTCATTTGGGGGGATGTATGGGTCAGCCAAGACAAAGGAATAAGCTGGGATCAGGTTGTCGGCAGCAATGACCAGGAGCATTGGCCAGCCCGAGCTTACTTCAAAGCCGTCACCAAAGGCCGCTATATCTATGTATTGGGAGGGCAGAATTTCAATCTAGCCCCCTGCCCCAACGATGTCCCAACATGTCAGGAGCAGATGCCTTCATCCGAGTTTTTTAATGATGTATGGCGGAGTAAAAATGGCAAAGAGTGGCAGTTGATGACGGCCAACGCACCGTGGCAAGGCCGCGCAGGGCTAAGTGCTGTCGTCATGCGCAATCGAATATTTGTAATCGCAGGCTCCAAAAACGACGACACAGCGATTGTCGGCCCCAACGGCCCCGCACGAAAATATTTTAATGATGTATGGAGTAGTCGCGATGGTAAAGAGTGGAAACAGCTCACCGACAATGCACCATGGGAACCTCGAGCAGGCGCTGTAGCGTTAACCAAAGATGGCTATATCTACCTGCTAGGGGGTGAAAATGGCTTTCTTTGTCAGCCCCAGCCTAACTGTAAACCACCCTACTTCAATGATGTATGGCGATCTCGAAATGGCAAAAACTGGGAGTTAGTAACCGCAGATGCAGCTTGGTCAGCGCGTCCAGGTCATCAATGTGCAACTTTGTACCATCATATTGTCTGCTTCGGTGGTTTTGGCCTGCCGCAAAACCCACAAGATATTTGGGTAAGTCGCCACGGGTTACACTGGCGGAAAGTCAGCGACTCTCCGTGGAATAGCCTCAGCCCCAGTGAGATTAAATACGATTTCGCGGTCTTAGTCGATAAACAGGGATATTGGGGACAAACGCAGGCCATTTATACATTCGGCGGGGATCGGGAAACTTTCGATTTCTCCGATCCTGCCAATTATCTCCGGGTTGATAATGATGTTTGGCGCTATGCTTCTGAACATTTTCGCTAA
- a CDS encoding thioredoxin family protein: MLLDTPICDFGWKAPDFTLQDIDGNRFSMREQLGDKGLLIAFICNHCPYVQRIAERLAQDTDLLMAEGINVLAVMSNDYQSVPADSPEKMKVFAKKYGFNFPYLVDEEQLVGQAYGAICTPDFFGLNCQGELQYRGRLDDAGMGQHSGRVAELINAMRMIAETGVGPKEQHPSMGCSIKWRDTM, translated from the coding sequence ATGCTACTTGATACACCTATCTGTGACTTTGGCTGGAAAGCGCCAGACTTCACCTTACAAGATATTGATGGCAATCGTTTTAGTATGCGTGAACAGCTCGGCGATAAAGGCTTATTGATTGCTTTTATATGTAACCATTGCCCTTATGTTCAGCGCATCGCTGAGCGTTTAGCACAAGACACCGATCTGTTGATGGCTGAGGGGATTAATGTGTTAGCGGTGATGTCCAATGACTACCAATCGGTTCCGGCTGACTCGCCAGAAAAGATGAAAGTTTTTGCTAAAAAATATGGCTTCAATTTTCCCTATTTAGTTGATGAAGAGCAATTGGTTGGACAGGCATACGGCGCGATCTGCACGCCTGATTTCTTTGGTCTGAATTGCCAAGGAGAGTTGCAGTACCGTGGCCGGTTAGACGATGCTGGAATGGGACAACATTCGGGTCGGGTTGCCGAACTGATAAATGCCATGAGAATGATTGCGGAGACAGGTGTGGGGCCGAAAGAACAACACCCCAGCATGGGGTGTTCAATTAAATGGCGTGACACAATGTAG
- a CDS encoding DUF1800 family protein — protein MNGSVLLRLLVVAWLASGLIACGGSGGSDDDSVIVPTPDPDPTPTPDPDPTPDPDPTPDPDPTPDPDPTPDPDPTPDPDPTPDPDPTPDPDPTPDPDPTPDPVPVTVSISTLTAEAYEQSNDIAKFIVERDSTNGSFALPYLVAGSSDQTEGSASAADYELVYSDGGVVGAEIEFLQSQNRRVIEVLPLRDGLHEVPETLSITLVASEEYKLGANKTAEIVISDAKNTTENAKVFIGLFGPQGEAVTTASGTVSLILQGDNTKAKLSYNFFNLSSVQTDQHIHLSPSGTMIKDIETLGPLTGFEWDLVPGGIFVTRQEMLDALFAGELFLNIHTSNYPAGEISAHFRYDESVEPPEEIELTPEDVDRDIIRFLTQATFGATPAEYEALRSQIDSAGTNRLQVYDAWIEAQMMAPQTSLLALTDASNSAFETRGFEDRQDGFWTIATYAKDQLRQRMAFALSEILVVSDSVNILRNAHRGLADYWDLLGQNAFGSYRDLLEDASRHATMGQWLSHLRNKKADPASGYYPDENYAREVMQLFSFGLVQRQKNGAIRLGSDGLPVATYDNEVIQQMARVFTGLAMSARNIDGEMVDNTQFGLGGGGVPETQYRWTEPMKFFPQHHDFGEKILFTDQGKTLIIPASSDMSTEGADEELRSVITALASHSSAAPYIGRILIQRLVTSNPSAGYIKRVSDAYGTSGNLKAMVKAILLDPEARNPSVTASSTFGKVKEPILRATALMRLLTAHSSIPLDDSENGLNYEFADRFDAGATILRVGNFDIGQRALGAPTVFNFFLPDYSPAGELAANSLTAPELELMTESRQFATLNAFDKLIGNGLVRGTVDDSGSYTLDQARVKLDISHLEMLWEGSDGDDEVKAEAVVDYLDFYLNAGAFAVLDSETKSIIVSTLADARESKRFNLAVYGMVNAPEVLVQK, from the coding sequence ATGAATGGCTCTGTCTTGTTGCGTCTTCTGGTCGTTGCTTGGTTAGCATCAGGTTTGATTGCTTGTGGTGGTTCCGGTGGTAGTGACGACGATTCGGTTATTGTGCCCACGCCAGATCCTGATCCGACCCCAACACCGGACCCTGATCCAACTCCGGACCCTGATCCGACACCGGACCCTGATCCGACACCGGACCCTGATCCAACGCCGGACCCTGATCCGACACCGGATCCTGATCCAACGCCGGACCCTGATCCGACACCGGACCCTGACCCAACGCCGGACCCCGATCCGACTCCGGACCCTGTGCCTGTAACGGTTTCTATATCAACTTTAACTGCTGAGGCGTATGAGCAAAGCAATGATATAGCCAAATTTATTGTTGAACGGGACAGCACCAACGGTTCATTCGCGCTGCCTTATCTCGTGGCCGGATCATCAGACCAAACCGAGGGCTCTGCATCTGCTGCTGACTACGAGTTGGTTTACAGTGATGGTGGTGTTGTCGGTGCTGAAATTGAATTTTTGCAAAGTCAGAACCGGCGGGTGATTGAAGTTCTCCCTCTCCGTGACGGCTTGCACGAGGTGCCTGAAACCTTGTCGATAACCCTAGTCGCAAGTGAAGAGTATAAATTGGGCGCTAACAAGACCGCTGAAATTGTCATTAGTGATGCCAAAAATACAACGGAAAACGCCAAAGTATTTATTGGTTTGTTCGGGCCTCAAGGCGAAGCAGTAACGACAGCAAGCGGCACCGTGAGTCTTATTTTGCAAGGTGATAATACCAAAGCAAAACTCAGCTATAACTTCTTCAATTTGAGTTCAGTACAAACCGATCAACATATTCATTTGTCACCATCGGGCACAATGATTAAGGATATCGAGACCTTAGGCCCATTAACTGGCTTTGAGTGGGATTTAGTCCCAGGTGGCATATTTGTTACCCGACAGGAGATGTTAGATGCTTTGTTTGCTGGAGAGTTGTTTTTAAATATCCATACGTCAAATTATCCAGCGGGCGAGATCAGTGCCCATTTTCGTTACGATGAAAGCGTAGAACCGCCAGAAGAGATAGAGTTAACGCCGGAAGATGTTGACCGGGATATTATTCGGTTTTTGACTCAGGCCACGTTCGGTGCAACACCAGCAGAGTATGAGGCATTGCGCAGCCAAATTGATTCAGCGGGAACGAATCGACTACAGGTTTATGATGCCTGGATTGAAGCGCAAATGATGGCGCCACAGACCTCTTTGTTAGCTTTGACCGATGCTTCTAATTCCGCATTTGAAACCCGAGGCTTTGAAGATCGCCAAGATGGTTTTTGGACTATAGCCACTTATGCTAAAGATCAACTGCGGCAGCGGATGGCTTTTGCATTAAGTGAAATATTGGTTGTTTCAGACTCGGTAAATATACTGCGTAATGCACATCGCGGACTGGCCGATTATTGGGATTTGTTAGGCCAGAATGCATTTGGCTCATACCGGGATCTACTTGAAGATGCGTCACGGCATGCGACCATGGGGCAGTGGTTAAGTCACCTACGTAATAAGAAAGCCGATCCTGCTAGTGGTTATTATCCCGATGAAAACTATGCCCGAGAAGTGATGCAGCTATTTAGCTTTGGCTTGGTGCAACGGCAAAAGAATGGCGCTATCCGTCTAGGTAGTGATGGGCTTCCTGTTGCCACATACGACAATGAGGTCATTCAACAGATGGCTCGGGTCTTTACCGGCTTGGCCATGAGCGCCCGGAATATTGATGGAGAGATGGTCGACAATACCCAATTTGGTTTGGGCGGCGGCGGGGTGCCAGAGACTCAATATCGTTGGACTGAGCCGATGAAGTTCTTTCCTCAGCATCATGATTTTGGTGAAAAAATACTGTTCACCGATCAGGGTAAAACTTTGATCATCCCCGCTTCAAGCGATATGTCTACAGAGGGCGCCGATGAGGAACTCCGTAGCGTTATTACTGCTTTAGCGAGCCATTCCAGTGCAGCGCCTTATATTGGCCGAATATTGATACAGCGTTTGGTGACGTCCAACCCTAGTGCTGGCTATATCAAGCGAGTGTCTGATGCTTACGGTACGTCGGGTAATCTCAAGGCGATGGTCAAAGCGATCCTATTAGATCCGGAAGCCCGTAATCCGAGTGTGACGGCATCATCTACATTCGGCAAAGTGAAAGAGCCGATACTGCGAGCGACTGCGTTGATGCGACTCTTAACTGCACATTCAAGTATTCCGTTAGACGACTCTGAAAATGGCTTGAACTATGAGTTTGCGGATCGCTTTGATGCGGGTGCCACCATATTACGAGTAGGCAACTTTGATATCGGCCAGCGAGCATTAGGCGCTCCGACAGTCTTTAATTTCTTCCTGCCGGATTATTCGCCTGCCGGGGAACTAGCTGCCAATTCGTTGACCGCGCCAGAGTTAGAGCTAATGACCGAATCCCGTCAGTTTGCGACCTTGAATGCATTCGATAAGCTGATTGGCAATGGCTTGGTGCGAGGTACAGTCGATGACAGTGGTTCATATACTCTAGATCAGGCGAGGGTTAAGTTAGATATCAGCCACCTAGAAATGCTTTGGGAAGGCAGTGACGGCGACGACGAAGTGAAAGCAGAGGCGGTGGTCGACTATCTCGATTTCTATCTAAATGCAGGCGCATTCGCAGTATTAGACAGTGAAACCAAGTCGATCATCGTATCGACGCTGGCAGACGCTCGCGAGTCAAAACGTTTTAATCTAGCGGTCTATGGCATGGTAAATGCGCCAGAGGTGCTAGTGCAGAAGTGA
- a CDS encoding YceI family protein: MKSRFLIWCLALFISAPVLAEWQLMNDQSVVSFVSIKKNSVGEVHQFKQISGSVAESGAVNLVIDLSSVETNIPIRNDRMKELLFEVASFATADASGVIPISRLSAMKAGDSYNLSVPLRLSLHGKEKQFTAELTMTRLSKDRLLVTSFKPVVISAKDFNLETGIEALRKIANLSDIATAVPVSVSLVFQRQRRVGRQID; this comes from the coding sequence ATGAAAAGTAGATTTTTGATATGGTGTTTGGCGCTGTTTATTTCGGCCCCTGTGTTGGCTGAATGGCAGCTGATGAACGACCAATCGGTAGTGAGTTTTGTCTCGATTAAGAAAAATTCAGTTGGTGAAGTTCATCAGTTTAAGCAAATCTCTGGTAGCGTTGCGGAAAGTGGTGCGGTCAATTTAGTGATTGACCTGAGTAGTGTCGAAACCAATATTCCGATAAGAAATGATCGCATGAAGGAGCTGCTGTTTGAGGTGGCATCCTTTGCTACCGCTGACGCTAGCGGGGTGATCCCCATTAGCCGCCTTTCTGCGATGAAGGCGGGAGACAGTTACAATCTGTCGGTTCCGTTGAGACTGTCACTGCATGGAAAAGAAAAACAGTTTACCGCAGAGCTGACGATGACCCGCCTTAGCAAAGATAGATTGTTGGTGACCTCATTTAAACCTGTAGTGATCTCCGCTAAAGATTTTAACTTAGAGACGGGCATCGAAGCGTTGAGAAAAATAGCCAATTTGTCAGATATAGCGACAGCCGTACCGGTTTCCGTTAGTTTGGTTTTTCAGCGGCAAAGGCGTGTTGGAAGACAAATTGATTAA
- a CDS encoding DUF1501 domain-containing protein yields MKTKMSRRDFIIQSAQSAAVATAAVSIGLPGLLQAAEMQNADAGDDYKALVYIFLAGGNDSFNMVAPKEDGVLRTRYEESRQNAALAKEDLVALNLSEPPQIYNDESYDGFGMHPQCTDMADMFNAGEMGVICNVGNLHEPTSREEFLSGTVTLPPQLFSHSDQQRQYQSEPTSRFSYGWGGRVAELVSDRNPDSKVSPLISVAGLNPFQVSRDSEVNTYVLSDKGQVSLRGFFAEREEMVEAYMNAGSSHLMSEKYQQTFRSGITAGAVVADAFSIAEANNTDYDGIFSATGADTTTVGRQLKTVAKMIAGRASSTNQRPIFFVKMGGFDTHQNILADHSALMEDLNAALKSFRDALVSQNDFDKVLSYVGSEFGRTFTPNGNDAGAGTDHGWGGHALVLGGAVNGSRFFGTHPDFQMGQGLDADKNKGRGRWIPTTATSQCSAVLAHWLGTPMDELSSVFPSMTNFPDPFAESTNLNFLNMGDA; encoded by the coding sequence ATGAAAACTAAAATGTCTCGTCGAGACTTCATTATACAGTCAGCACAATCAGCGGCAGTGGCTACGGCCGCTGTATCTATTGGCTTGCCGGGGCTGCTGCAAGCGGCCGAGATGCAGAATGCTGATGCAGGTGATGATTATAAAGCGCTGGTATACATTTTTCTGGCTGGTGGTAACGACAGTTTCAATATGGTTGCCCCCAAGGAGGATGGTGTACTTCGTACGCGGTATGAAGAGAGCCGACAGAATGCTGCTCTTGCTAAAGAAGATCTTGTTGCATTGAATCTATCCGAACCGCCGCAGATTTATAATGATGAAAGTTACGATGGCTTCGGCATGCACCCACAGTGTACTGATATGGCCGATATGTTTAATGCTGGCGAAATGGGAGTTATCTGTAATGTGGGTAACCTACATGAGCCAACATCTCGGGAAGAGTTTTTAAGTGGTACGGTTACATTGCCGCCACAACTTTTTTCACACTCTGATCAGCAAAGGCAGTATCAAAGCGAACCAACGTCGCGCTTTAGCTATGGCTGGGGTGGACGTGTAGCTGAATTAGTAAGTGATAGGAATCCTGATTCGAAAGTTTCTCCGTTGATCTCTGTTGCGGGTCTTAATCCATTTCAAGTAAGTCGCGACTCTGAAGTAAATACATATGTGTTGAGTGATAAGGGGCAGGTCAGTCTCAGAGGTTTTTTTGCTGAACGCGAAGAGATGGTTGAGGCATATATGAATGCGGGCTCTTCGCATTTGATGTCGGAGAAGTATCAGCAGACCTTTAGATCAGGCATCACTGCGGGTGCGGTAGTGGCTGATGCGTTCAGTATCGCTGAAGCAAATAATACTGATTACGACGGGATATTCAGTGCGACAGGTGCTGATACAACGACTGTTGGCCGACAGCTGAAAACGGTGGCAAAAATGATCGCCGGACGAGCGAGCAGCACCAATCAGCGTCCCATTTTTTTCGTCAAGATGGGCGGATTTGATACCCACCAAAATATTTTGGCTGATCACAGTGCGTTGATGGAAGACCTCAACGCGGCGCTTAAATCATTTCGCGATGCCTTAGTGAGCCAAAATGACTTCGATAAAGTTCTGAGCTATGTCGGTTCAGAATTTGGCCGTACATTTACGCCAAATGGCAATGATGCCGGTGCTGGTACAGACCACGGTTGGGGCGGGCATGCGCTTGTTTTAGGCGGAGCTGTGAATGGAAGTCGCTTCTTTGGTACACATCCTGATTTTCAGATGGGGCAGGGCTTAGATGCCGACAAGAACAAAGGTCGAGGGCGATGGATCCCAACAACCGCAACGTCACAATGTTCGGCTGTACTCGCCCATTGGTTGGGCACCCCTATGGATGAGTTGAGTTCGGTTTTTCCGTCGATGACTAACTTTCCCGACCCGTTTGCAGAGAGCACTAATTTGAATTTCTTAAATATGGGAGACGCGTAA
- the aqpZ gene encoding aquaporin Z: MKKYIAELVGTFWLVLGGCGSAVLAAAFPDVGIGLLGVSLAFGLTVLTMAYAIGHISGCHLNPAVSIGLWAGGRFPASDLLPYIVAQVIGGLAAGGVLFVIASGAVGFDVSSGFASNGFGAHSPGGYSLTAALVCEVVMTMMFLFVIMGSTDSRAPAGLAPIAIGLCLTLIHLISIPVTNTSVNPARSTGVALYVGDWAVSQLWLFWVAPIVGAVIGAVIYRFVASGDE; the protein is encoded by the coding sequence ATGAAAAAATATATTGCGGAACTGGTTGGTACATTCTGGCTGGTACTCGGTGGTTGTGGTAGCGCGGTATTGGCGGCTGCATTTCCAGATGTGGGTATTGGTTTGCTTGGTGTATCGCTGGCGTTCGGTTTGACGGTACTCACGATGGCGTATGCCATTGGCCATATTTCCGGGTGTCATCTTAATCCTGCGGTTTCTATTGGTCTTTGGGCCGGAGGGCGTTTTCCGGCAAGTGATCTACTGCCATATATTGTCGCTCAGGTGATTGGTGGCTTAGCTGCGGGTGGTGTGCTGTTTGTTATCGCCAGTGGCGCTGTCGGTTTTGATGTCTCCTCTGGTTTTGCTTCTAATGGTTTCGGCGCACATTCCCCCGGTGGTTACTCATTAACCGCGGCGCTGGTGTGTGAAGTCGTGATGACCATGATGTTCCTGTTTGTGATTATGGGCTCTACTGATTCCCGAGCGCCTGCTGGATTGGCTCCCATAGCCATTGGCTTGTGTCTGACGCTTATTCATTTGATCTCTATTCCGGTGACTAATACCTCGGTTAATCCGGCACGTAGTACCGGTGTCGCACTTTATGTCGGTGATTGGGCCGTTAGCCAGCTGTGGCTATTTTGGGTTGCTCCCATCGTTGGTGCGGTGATTGGTGCTGTGATCTACCGTTTTGTTGCCAGTGGTGATGAATAG
- a CDS encoding cupin domain-containing protein: protein MLNMNFKQAVVINVAELDWIASPSAGVLRKPLARDDKEAGHVTSIVRYEAGSCFSPHPHPLGEEIFVLDGVFSDESGDYGAGTYLRHPPGSAHAPFSEQGCTIFVKLNQFDSRDGQTVRIDTSTSPWQPGIGGLEVMPLHQFEHEHIALVRWPAGERFQPHRHFGGEEILVLSGEFKDEHGSYPKGTWIRSPHMSQHYPFVEEETIILVKTGHLPFDPYSIS from the coding sequence ATGCTGAACATGAACTTTAAACAAGCAGTGGTGATCAACGTTGCCGAGTTGGATTGGATCGCCAGTCCCTCTGCTGGTGTGCTGCGTAAACCTCTGGCGCGTGATGATAAGGAGGCGGGACATGTCACCAGTATCGTTAGGTATGAAGCTGGATCGTGCTTTAGTCCGCACCCACACCCTTTAGGAGAAGAGATTTTTGTACTCGACGGTGTGTTTTCTGATGAGAGCGGTGATTATGGTGCGGGTACGTATTTGCGTCACCCACCAGGGAGTGCCCATGCACCGTTTAGTGAGCAGGGATGTACCATTTTCGTTAAGTTAAACCAGTTTGATAGCCGCGATGGGCAAACGGTACGTATCGACACTTCGACGAGCCCGTGGCAACCGGGTATTGGTGGCTTAGAGGTGATGCCGCTGCATCAATTTGAACATGAGCATATTGCTTTGGTCAGATGGCCTGCGGGTGAGCGCTTTCAGCCCCACCGTCACTTTGGCGGAGAAGAGATATTGGTTTTATCGGGCGAATTTAAGGATGAGCACGGTAGTTATCCTAAGGGCACTTGGATAAGAAGCCCGCACATGAGCCAGCACTATCCGTTTGTTGAAGAGGAAACAATTATCTTGGTGAAAACCGGGCATTTGCCCTTTGATCCTTACAGCATCAGTTGA
- the rlmF gene encoding 23S rRNA (adenine(1618)-N(6))-methyltransferase RlmF: protein MRKNLSRNKRQSRTDSKGLHPRNKHKRGYDFPLLVKSYPPLAPHVKPNAHGNLSIPFADPKAVKALNAALLKTYYHTTDWDIPDGALCPPIPGRVDYIHYVAELLGIDEPSKGQTKDEPTISMLDIGTGASGIYPILACQTYHWHCVGSDINSQSLDNVATIINNNPSLKERFSVRLQTDKNQFFKGIIKPGDIFDISVCNPPFHASPEEARKGSQQKLNNLARHRGVDDAAGKVNIASPALNFGGQEAELWCKGGERMFLKKLIKESRDYSSQCRWFSSLVSKIDNVKPAKQWLRKLGASDIREIEMAQGNKITRVLAWTYR, encoded by the coding sequence TTGCGCAAAAACCTGTCAAGAAATAAACGTCAATCCCGCACAGATAGCAAAGGACTACACCCGAGGAATAAACACAAAAGAGGGTATGACTTTCCTCTTCTGGTGAAGAGTTATCCGCCACTGGCCCCCCACGTTAAGCCCAACGCACACGGCAACCTTTCCATTCCATTTGCCGATCCAAAGGCAGTCAAAGCTCTCAATGCTGCGCTACTAAAGACCTACTACCATACGACTGATTGGGATATCCCTGACGGCGCTCTGTGTCCACCAATCCCCGGCAGAGTTGATTACATCCATTATGTCGCTGAGTTGCTTGGCATTGATGAGCCATCAAAGGGTCAAACCAAAGACGAGCCGACAATATCCATGCTAGATATTGGCACCGGTGCCAGTGGCATTTATCCGATACTGGCTTGCCAAACTTACCACTGGCACTGCGTAGGCAGCGATATCAATTCCCAATCACTGGATAATGTCGCCACCATCATCAACAACAATCCATCACTAAAAGAGCGCTTCTCTGTGCGCCTACAGACTGATAAGAATCAATTCTTCAAAGGGATCATTAAACCCGGTGATATTTTCGATATCAGCGTGTGTAATCCACCGTTTCACGCTTCACCGGAAGAAGCACGTAAAGGCAGTCAGCAAAAACTAAACAATCTCGCTCGTCATCGGGGCGTCGACGATGCCGCAGGCAAAGTTAACATTGCCTCACCCGCTCTAAATTTCGGTGGGCAGGAGGCAGAGCTATGGTGCAAAGGGGGGGAACGCATGTTTCTCAAAAAACTCATCAAGGAGAGCCGCGACTATTCATCTCAATGCCGCTGGTTCAGTAGCTTGGTATCCAAAATTGACAATGTAAAACCCGCGAAGCAATGGCTGCGCAAGCTTGGTGCTTCTGACATTCGAGAGATAGAGATGGCTCAAGGCAATAAGATCACACGGGTACTAGCTTGGACCTACCGCTAA